Proteins from a single region of Streptomyces spectabilis:
- a CDS encoding helix-turn-helix domain-containing protein: protein MTEQGGARTSAHLGAAEHIRTYPFDTGASVSGVGMQVGPMGTEGPWAGGEGLSRRVHRIDFHVLLFFRDGPVRHTVDFTEYEVGAGDVLWIRPGQVHSFSATDRYVGTALTMQPGFLPRATVEATGLYRYDRPPLLRPDEAQRAAIDASLEQLQREYLDTATLPLSLHTSVLRHSLTAFMLRVAHVSAQAAADECRPQPDTTFTRFRTAVEQGFTTNHSVSAYADELGYSRRTLVRAVRAATGQTPKGFIDRRVILEAKRLLAHTDLPVGRIGAAVGFADSANFSKFFQQHTGVTPAGFRGEQA from the coding sequence ATGACGGAGCAGGGCGGCGCACGGACGAGCGCACATCTGGGAGCCGCGGAGCACATCCGTACCTACCCCTTCGACACGGGCGCGAGCGTGTCCGGGGTCGGGATGCAGGTCGGCCCGATGGGCACGGAGGGCCCCTGGGCGGGCGGCGAGGGTCTGTCGCGGCGCGTGCACCGCATCGACTTCCACGTCCTGCTCTTCTTCCGCGACGGTCCGGTCCGCCACACGGTCGACTTCACGGAGTACGAGGTCGGGGCGGGCGACGTCCTGTGGATCCGGCCGGGGCAGGTGCACAGCTTCTCCGCGACCGACCGGTACGTCGGCACGGCGCTCACCATGCAGCCCGGCTTCCTGCCGCGGGCGACGGTGGAGGCGACCGGCCTGTACCGCTACGACCGTCCGCCGCTGCTGCGCCCCGACGAGGCGCAGCGCGCCGCGATCGACGCCTCGCTCGAACAGTTGCAGCGCGAGTACCTCGACACGGCGACGCTGCCGCTGAGCCTGCACACCTCGGTCCTGCGGCACTCCCTGACGGCGTTCATGCTGCGGGTGGCGCACGTCTCCGCGCAGGCCGCGGCGGACGAGTGCAGGCCGCAGCCGGACACGACGTTCACGCGGTTCCGCACAGCGGTCGAGCAGGGCTTCACGACCAACCACAGCGTCAGCGCCTACGCCGACGAGCTCGGCTACTCGCGCCGTACGCTCGTGCGCGCCGTGCGCGCCGCCACCGGCCAGACCCCCAAGGGCTTCATCGACCGCCGCGTGATCCTGGAGGCCAAGCGCCTGCTCGCCCACACCGATCTGCCGGTGGGCCGCATCGGCGCGGCCGTCGGCTTCGCGGACTCGGCGAACTTCTCGAAGTTCTTCCAGCAGCACACCGGGGTGACGCCGGCGGGGTTCCGGGGGGAGCAGGCCTGA
- a CDS encoding acyl-CoA dehydrogenase family protein: MHLAYTPEQQRLRAELRTYFAELVPDHATARFGDRAAQKRFYRETIRRLGADRWLGVGWPEEYGGRGLTPMEQFIFFDEAAQAGVPLPLMALNTVGPTLMRYGTDEQKAYFLPKILSGEIDFAIGYSEPDAGTDLASLRTRAVREGDENSGHYTVNGQKIWTTNGDTADWVWLAVRTDPDAPPHHGISMLLVPTTDPGYSCTVISTLAGHDTTASYYENVRVPAGRRVGEENKGWRLITNQLNHERVTLAAHGTMAIRALHDVRHWAAGTKLADGLRVVDLPWVRRRLAQTHVKLDAMKLLNWQMVNAVQDGTLTPQDASAVKVYGSEARRDAYAWLMEVVGAAGALKEGSAGAVLQGELERGYRSAVIFTFGGGNNEIQREIISWIGLGMPRVRR, from the coding sequence GTGCACCTCGCATACACGCCCGAGCAGCAGCGGCTGCGCGCCGAACTGCGTACGTATTTCGCTGAGCTCGTGCCCGACCACGCGACCGCCCGGTTCGGCGACCGCGCCGCGCAGAAGCGGTTCTACCGCGAGACGATCCGACGCCTCGGCGCCGACCGCTGGCTCGGCGTGGGCTGGCCCGAGGAGTACGGCGGGCGCGGGCTCACACCCATGGAGCAGTTCATCTTCTTTGACGAGGCCGCCCAGGCGGGCGTCCCGCTGCCGCTGATGGCACTCAACACCGTCGGCCCGACCCTCATGCGCTACGGCACCGACGAGCAGAAGGCGTACTTCCTGCCGAAGATCCTCTCCGGCGAGATCGACTTCGCCATCGGCTACAGCGAACCCGACGCGGGCACCGACCTCGCTTCCTTGAGGACCCGGGCCGTGCGCGAGGGTGACGAGAACAGCGGCCACTACACGGTCAACGGGCAGAAGATCTGGACGACCAACGGCGACACCGCCGACTGGGTGTGGCTCGCCGTGCGCACCGATCCCGACGCGCCGCCGCACCACGGCATCTCCATGCTCCTCGTACCGACGACCGACCCCGGCTACTCCTGCACCGTCATCAGCACCCTCGCCGGGCACGACACCACGGCCAGCTACTACGAGAACGTCCGTGTGCCCGCGGGTCGCCGGGTCGGCGAGGAGAACAAGGGCTGGCGGCTCATCACCAACCAGCTCAACCACGAGCGCGTCACCCTCGCCGCGCACGGCACGATGGCGATCCGGGCCCTGCACGACGTGCGCCACTGGGCCGCGGGCACCAAGCTCGCGGACGGCCTCCGCGTCGTCGACCTGCCCTGGGTGCGCCGCCGCCTGGCGCAGACCCACGTCAAGCTGGACGCGATGAAACTCCTCAACTGGCAGATGGTGAACGCCGTCCAGGACGGCACGCTCACCCCGCAGGACGCCTCCGCCGTCAAGGTCTACGGCTCGGAGGCGCGCCGCGACGCGTACGCCTGGCTGATGGAGGTCGTGGGCGCCGCGGGCGCCCTCAAGGAGGGCTCGGCGGGCGCCGTCCTCCAGGGCGAACTGGAGCGCGGCTACCGCTCCGCGGTCATCTTCACCTTCGGCGGCGGCAACAACGAGATCCAGCGCGAGATCATCTCGTGGATCGGCCTGGGCATGCCCCGCGTGCGCCGCTGA